The following proteins are encoded in a genomic region of Cryptomeria japonica chromosome 11, Sugi_1.0, whole genome shotgun sequence:
- the LOC131069740 gene encoding probable 9-cis-epoxycarotenoid dioxygenase NCED5, chloroplastic: MTMSCSTRLLSDSKCTWIAQQSESRTRNSCSNGRRTQRKVDIRAHFVASSSTSPIDGTLPQQKPVMETSLTWRSEPDRRFETPNRAYPKVFPGEKSKLKLKSKSCGWNPVQRLAMVALDAVEKSFIAALEKKYPLAKTADPAIQIAGNFAPVPESLVQHELQVVGQIPHCLEGFYVRNGANPLFEPLSGHHLFDGDGMVHAVGLKEGTASYCSRFTRTHRLVEEEKLGRAFYPKAIGELHGHSGIARLMLYYARSMFGLVDRSRGMGVANAGLIYFNGRLLAMSEDDLPYAVRVTEDGDLATVGRFDFEGQLQSAMIAHPKIDPETKELFALSYNVIKKPYLKYFMFSPDGRKGPDVTISVKEPTMMHDFAITDKYIVVPDQQVVFKLQEMVTGGSPVIYDKEKVTRFGILPKYDSDESRMKWVDVPDCFCFHLWNAWEENDDEVVVIGSCMTPPDSIFNESDAALRSVLSEIRLNLKTGKSSRRQLAPMNLEAGQVNRNKLGRKARYAYLGIAEPWPKVSGIAKVDLEAESPESVVGKIEYTRGCYGGEPFFVPRTSNPEAPEDDGYVLTFMHNEETWQSELLILDAKSPTLEPVASVKLPSRVPYGFHGTFITSQELTQQVL, from the coding sequence ATGACTATGAGTTGCTCAACTAGATTGTTGTCAGATAGCAAATGCACATGGATTGCTCAGCAATCCGAGTCTAGGACTAGGAATTCATGCTCCAATGGAAGAAGAACACAAAGAAAAGTAGATATAAGAGCCCACTTTGTTGCTTCAAGTTCCACCTCCCCCATTGATGGAACTCTCCCTCAGCAAAAGCCCGTCATGGAAACTTCCCTCACCTGGAGATCCGAGCCCGACAGGAGATTCGAGACCCCAAATCGAGCCTACCCAAAAGTCTTTCCAGGCGAGAAGTCGAAGTTGAAGTTGAAGTCGAAGTCGTGTGGGTGGAACCCAGTCCAGAGGCTAGCGATGGTGGCTTTGGATGCGGTGGAGAAGAGTTTTATTGCTGCGCTAGAGAAAAAGTACCCACTGGCAAAGACCGCCGACCCGGCAATTCAAATTGCCGGGAACTTTGCTCCCGTCCCGGAGAGCCTAGTCCAGCATGAGCTTCAAGTAGTGGGTCAGATTCCACATTGCTTGGAAGGATTCTACGTTAGAAATGGCGCAAATCCCCTGTTCGAGCCCCTTTCCGGTCACCATTTGTTCGACGGGGACGGCATGGTCCACGCCGTGGGACTAAAGGAAGGAACTGCCAGTTACTGCAGCAGATTCACAAGGACCCACCGTCTGGTCGAAGAGGAAAAGCTCGGGAGAGCCTTTTATCCCAAAGCAATCGGTGAACTCCACGGCCATTCGGGGATAGCACGCCTAATGCTCTACTATGCGCGAAGCATGTTTGGCCTGGTGGATCGGTCCAGAGGCATGGGAGTCGCAAATGCGGGGCTCATTTACTTCAACGGCCGACTTTTAGCCATGTCCGAGGACGATTTGCCTTACGCGGTCAGGGTAACCGAGGATGGCGACTTGGCGACTGTGGGTCGTTTTGATTTCGAGGGGCAGTTGCAGTCCGCCATGATAGCGCACCCGAAGATCGATCCGGAGACCAAGGAGCTCTTTGCTCTGAGCTATAATGTTATAAAGAAGCCGTATCTCAAGTACTTCATGTTTTCCCCAGATGGAAGAAAAGGCCCCGATGTGACCATCTCTGTCAAGGAGCCGACTATGATGCATGACTTCGCCATCACTGACAAGTATATCGTGGTGCCGGACCAGCAGGTGGTGTTCAAGCTCCAGGAGATGGTTACTGGCGGTTCACCTGTCATCTACGACAAGGAGAAAGTTACCCGCTTTGGGATTTTGCCCAAGTATGATTCCGACGAGTCCCGAATGAAATGGGTCGATGTTCCAGATTGCTTCTGCTTTCACTTGTGGAACGCATGGGAGGAGAACGACGATGAAGTCGTCGTCATTGGGTCTTGCATGACACCGCCGGATTCAATTTTCAATGAGTCCGATGCAGCTCTCAGGAGCGTGCTTTCCGAAATCAGGCTCAATCTCAAAACCGGCAAGTCCAGTCGCCGTCAGCTTGCGCCGATGAATTTGGAAGCAGGGCAAGTGAACAGAAACAAGCTCGGGAGAAAGGCCCGGTATGCGTACTTGGGAATTGCAGAGCCGTGGCCTAAAGTTTCAGGCATAGCGAAGGTGGACCTCGAGGCGGAGTCGCCGGAAAGTGTAGTCGGGAAAATCGAGTACACAAGGGGATGCTATGGAGGTGAGCCATTCTTTGTTCCCCGGACATCGAATCCCGAGGCGCCGGAAGATGACGGGTATGTTCTCACTTTCATGCACAACGAGGAGACCTGGCAGTCGGAGCTGCTCATTTTGGACGCTAAGTCCCCGACTCTGGAACCGGTTGCGTCGGTCAAGCTGCCGTCGAGAGTTCCATATGGTTTCCATGGCACATTCATCACCTCCCAAGAGCTTACCCAGCAGGTGCTGTGA